One genomic region from Sphingomonas paeninsulae encodes:
- a CDS encoding superoxide dismutase family protein, which translates to MAKSTALLAGLAVTALLSGCMAQMKPRGTANVVASAQLRDAGGATHGTARIERVGGATRVIVEGSALPPGDHGLHIHTIGLCEGPAFASAGPHWNPDMKMHGRDNPMGAHRGDLPNLQIGTDGTGTVSFDLPGDASALLDADGASIVVHAAPDDYKTDPSGNSGGRIACGVFTAR; encoded by the coding sequence ATGGCGAAATCGACGGCATTATTAGCAGGGCTTGCGGTCACGGCGTTGTTGAGTGGCTGCATGGCGCAAATGAAACCGCGCGGAACGGCTAATGTCGTCGCGAGTGCGCAACTCCGCGATGCGGGCGGCGCAACGCACGGCACAGCGCGGATCGAACGGGTTGGCGGCGCGACCCGGGTGATCGTAGAGGGCAGCGCGCTGCCGCCGGGCGACCATGGTTTGCATATTCATACGATTGGTCTTTGCGAAGGCCCTGCATTTGCCAGCGCCGGGCCGCACTGGAACCCCGATATGAAAATGCACGGACGCGACAATCCAATGGGCGCACATCGTGGCGATCTGCCGAATTTGCAGATTGGGACAGATGGCACAGGTACGGTATCTTTCGATCTGCCGGGTGATGCGAGCGCCTTGCTGGATGCGGATGGCGCGTCGATCGTCGTTCATGCAGCACCGGATGATTATAAGACCGATCCCAGCGGGAACAGCGGTGGGCGGATCGCGTGCGGGGTCTTTACTGCACGCTAG